The following nucleotide sequence is from Congzhengia minquanensis.
GCAAAATTTAGGACTTGCCAAGGTTGTGGGACTTACCACTTATGGCAAGGGCAGCATGCAGGAATTTATGCGCCTGATTAACCCTCCCGGATTTCAGCTGGGTGACATTAAGCTTTCCGTCGCAGAGTTTACAAAACCCGACGGCAGCAAAATTAACGGTTTGGGCATTGAGCCGGATGTGCGGGTGAAAAACGCTTATGAACCTTATGATGCGTCGGGGCTGACGCCCATGACAATAAACGACCGGTATTCTGTGGGTGCAAAAGCGGAAGACGTGCGGGCCATTGAAGAACGGCTCACGGTGCTTGGGTATTACACAGGGAATGTTGATGATACATTTGACAGTTTTACAGCCTCGGCAACGGAAAAGTTTCAGTCTGATTTGGGATTATATGCGTATGGTGTGATGGACTATACCACACAAAATGCATTGAACAATGAGATTGACAAAGTGGAAGTTGAAATTGACCGGCAGTTTGACGCGGCGTGCGAATTGTTGTTAAAGGAGTAGTGTGCAAATGAAAACAAGACGGAAACTGATTGCGGTAGCGGCGGCGGTTCTGCTTTGCCTCCCCGTTGGTCTGACGAACGACAACACGGCTGTGGTTCATGCACAAACCGTGCAGGAAAAAATTAACAACGCCAGCAAGGAAAAGCAGGAGGCGCTGGACAAAATAAAAGCTGCCGAAGCGGAGAAAGAAGACGTGGTGGCAGAAAGCGAAGCCTTAGACAGGGAAATCGACATTGTGCAGACCGAGATTTATGAAATCGATTCGATTATTGACGAGGCAGACGCAGAGATTAAGGCAAAAGAAGAAGAAATTGCAAAGCATGAGCAAAACATTGAACAGCACAACGACGAGTTTAAAGAGGTGCTGCGCTCCATGGACGAAACCTCGGCAAGCTCCTATTTAGAGCTGTTGCTGTCTTCGGAAAGCTTTTCCGAATTTTTGGCCCATGTGGAAACCATAAATGAAATTACAAGGCATGACACGGCTGTTATTGATGAAATGGTCAGCTTAAAAAACAGCGTTGAAGCCGCAAAGGCTGTTGTGGAAACGAAAAAAAGCGAGCAGGAAGAGGCCAGGGGAATTGCCTCGGAAAAAGAAAACACGCTTCAGACAAAGTTGGATGAAAAGGAAAAGCTGACGGAAGAATTAGAACAGGACATTGAAAGCTATAAAAAGGTGTATGAAAAGGCGCGGAAAGAGGAGGAGGATTTAAAGGCTTCTTTGGTTCCCAAGCTTTCCAAAACCACAGACACGGTGAAATATACCGGCGGCAAGTTCTGCTGGCCAGCGCCCAGCTATGTGCGGATTTCTTCGCCTTATGGATACCGTCTGCACCCGATTTATAAAACCCAGAAGTTTCATTCCGGCGTTGACCTGGCGGCCCCCGGCGGCTCAAACATTTTAGCTGCGGCAGACGGCACGGTGAAAATGGCCGGCTGGAACGGCGGCTATGGCAACTGCGTTGTTGTAGACCACGGCGGCGGCACATCTACACTTTATGGCCATTCCTCCAAGCTTTTGGTATCGGCCGGACAGAAGGTGACAAAAGGTCAGGTTATTGCAAAGGTTGGCACAACGGGCAATTCCACCGGAAACCACCTCCATTTTGAAGTTTTAATCAATGGCAAGACTACAGACCCCATGCCTTACATATCATAGTAATATATCATATTCATTCAGGGAGATGCGTAAGTTGTTCACAAAAAAAACACTTGTTGCAACGGCAATTTGTACATTTATTGCAACGGCGGCGGTTGCTGTTACAGGAACTTATTTTTACTTCAGATTCAGTCGATATGACGTTGTGGCCCAGGCCCGGAACTTAATCCGCGAACATTACGTGGACCAGTTAAGCGACGAGCAGATGGACAAAATGAACGACTATGCCATATCCGCCATGGTTGCAAGCTTAGAAGACCCATATTCTTACTATTTTGACGCCACCACGTTCGATTCCTATGAGGAAAGCACCAAAGAGGAATATGTGGGCGTGGGTATTACGGTAAGCTATAATGCAGAACAGAACCAAATGGTGGTAATTTCTCCTACAGACGGGTCTCCGGCGCAAAAGGCCGGAATTCTTCCCGGCGATGTTGTAACCCAGGTGGACGACATGACCGTTACCCAGGACAGCTACAACGACGTGGTGGACCACATCCGCGGCGAAGGCGCGGCTGCCGGAACATCTGTTAAAATCCATGTGCTGCGGGACGGGGAGGAAAAGGTGTTTGATGTGACACGGGACGTGATTCCGGTGGACACGGTGTCGTATAAAATGCTGGACGAAAACCTTGGATATATCCGTATTTCCGAGTTTAAGCACGGCACAGTGGACGAATTTTCTGAAGGATTGGAAAGTATTCAGGCGAGCGGTGCAAAAGGATTGATTATTGATTTGAGAAACAATCCCGGCGGCTACGCCGACAGCGTACTTCAAATGACCGACATGCTCCTGCCCAAGGGCACCATTGCATATTTGGAGGACAATAAGGGAAAGAAACAATATTTTTATTCCGATGCAGACCATTTGGCGCTTCCTATGGCCATTTTGGTAAACGAGGGCACAGCCAGCGCGTCGGAACTGATGGCTGGCAGTACCCAGGCCTATGGGGCAGCAAAAATTATCGGCAAAAAAACCTATGGCAAGGCCGTAGGCCAAACGCCCTATATGCTGACGAAAGACACGGCCATTTATCTGACCAATGCAAGATATTATACGCCGAAAGGCGAATGCATTGATAAAAAGGGCATTATGCCGGACATTGAGGTTGACCTGCCCGACGAGCTGAAATCGAAGCTCACAACCCTTGAACCGTCTCAGGACGATCAGCTTCGCACAGCGGTAGAAACACTTTACGACGAGATTCAAAAATAGGGCTTTTTACCGTGAAATGGGAAAGGCAATTCCCAGGGTTTTTATTAAGAGGGGAGAATGTGATTGAATTACCTGACAGTTTCTGCGGCGCTTTATGTTGCCCTGCTTTGGGGCGCATATAGAATGTTGACAAGCGAAAATGAGATGGAAAAGAAAACCGGAAGAACACATACCGTTGTTTTTGTTGCGCTTATTTTGGTCATTACGGCGCTTAAGGTGTGGCTCTCCCAAACCTTTTTCGGCCATTCTTCCGACATGAGCTTGTTTTCCGCATGGGCGGATTTGGGAAGACACGAAAGCGTTCGCGAGTTTTACGGCCCGCTGGGCGCGGAATATTTTGTGGATTACCCGCCGCTTTACCTTTATGTATTAACTGTCATTGGCAGACTGGCAGAACTGTTTCACATCTCCTTTGGAAGCGATGCTTATACAGCGCTGATAAAGCTTGTTCCGGTACTCGCAGACACGGTGAGCGCGCTGGTGGTTTTCAAGCTGGCCTATGACGAATTCGGCAAGAAAACAGCAGGAATTTTGTCGTTGGCATTGCTGTTTAATCCGGCTTATATTTTAAATTCGGTGTTCTGGGGGCAGATTGACGGGCTTTATACCCTGATGATTTTCTGGCTCATCTTTTCGGTTTACAGAAAACGATATTTTCAGGCGGCTGTGGCGTTTGCCGTCGGCATGCTGACAAAGCCACAGATGATTATATTTCTGCCGCTTTTGGGCTTCTGGCTGATTTACGACGTTATTTCAGAGTTTAAAGAAGAAAAGCACTTCCTTTCCCTGCAGAAGTTTTTGCTGGGACTTCTAGCGTCAGCGGCCATTACCGTGGCAGCGGCAATCCCCATTTTCGGCTTAGACTTCGGAAGGTTTTTTGCGCTTTATAAGGAAGCCGCAGGGCAGTATCCCTATGCGAGCTTAAACGCTGCTAACGTGTTCGGCGCGTTTGGGTTAAACTGGGCAGACACGGCCGGAACCTTTTTGGGCATTTCCTATCAAAGCTGGGGATTTATCGGCATTATTTTGACCTCCCTTACAATTGGCCTGGGCACGTTTTTTGCCCAAAACAGGTCGGGCGTTTTGATTTTGGGCGGCTTCAATATCTTAAGCATTTATATGCTTGCCCACACCATGCACGAGCGGTATATGTTCCCGCTCATCTTAATTTTGCTGGTGATTTATATCTATACCCGGGACAAACGCATGCTGTTTGCCTTCGGGGCGGCAACGGTGCTGAGTTTTATTCAAACCGGCATTACGTTATTAGACAACGAGGGGTTCATCAGTTTTCCCGAACAGTCGTTTATTGCGTTGTCGTGGGTGCATATCATCTTTTTCGGATATATGGCCGTGGTGTGGTATAAAATGGTGATTCACGACGACGTGAAGCTGCCGGAAATGAGAACACCCAAAATTATCTGTATTGAAAAAAACGGCGACAAGGTTCGCTGCACAAAAAAGGATTTTATCATTGTTAGTGTTTTAACCCTGGCTTACGGCGTTTCGGCATTTGTGCATCTGGGCAGCATGTCTGCGCCGGAAACCGGCTTTCGGCCGGAAGCGCCCGGCGAAACCGTAATTTTGGATTTTGGAGAAGAACAGGAATTTGACAGGATAAACTTCTTTTTGGGCTGGATTGACCGCAGGGACTCTGACAGCGAAGTTGAACGGAGTTTAAGCGTTTCATTTGGCATTGACCCGGCGGAGGGCGAGGAAAACGCGGAACTGATTTTTGGCGACGCAACCGAGCTGGTTGTGGATTCTGTGTTCAACTGGAACGGTTTTTTTGCTCAGGAGCGGGGAAGATTTATGAAGATTACCGTGGATGAGGGCAATTTTTTCATAAACGAAATCGCCTGTTTTGACGGGGAACAGAATTTAATTTCCCCTGTTGCGGCAATTTCTGAAAATTCTACGGCGAACCTGATGTTCGACGAGCAGGACAAGGCAGTTTATGAATATACCTGGTATGACGGTACGTATTTTGACGAGGTGTATCACCCCAGAACTGCCTATGAATATATAAACGGGATTTGGCCCTATGAAAATACCCATCCGCCTTTGGGCAAGCTGATAATCTCTTTGGGGATGATGATTTTTGGCGTAAATCCCTTTGGCTGGCGGTTTTTCGGAACGCTTTGCGGTGTTTTGATGGTGCCGGTGTCCTTTCTTTTGGGCAAGCAGATTTTAAAAGATTCCAAATGGGCCTTTGTGGCGTCGTTTCTGTTTACGTTTGATTTTATGCATCTGTCCCAGACGCGCCTTGCTACCATCGATTCGTTTACCGCGCTGTTTGCTATGCTGATGTATTACTTCATGTATCAATATACGAAGCAAAACTTTTATGACGGGGGCGTTAAAAGAACTCTGCTGCCTTTGGGGTTAAGCGGTCTGTTTTTCGGCATTGGCGTGGCGACAAAATGGCAGGGCGTATATGCCGGAATTGGCCTTGGTGTGCTGTTTTTCTGGACGCTGCTGAAACGGTTTTTTGAATACAGAGCCGCAAAAGAGGGCCGGCTTGTGGGGGATGCGGACAAGATTTTAAAACAATTTGTGCCGAACCTGATTAAAACCCTTGCCGCTGCCGTGGTTTTCTTTATTGTTGTGCCGTTTGTGATTTACTTTTTGTCCTATCTGCCAATTATTTTGTCCGACGCGGCAGATATCAGCTATTTTTGGGACAATCAGCAAACCATGCTGAGCTATCATTCACAGCTGACGGAAACCCACCCTTACGGGTCACCGTGGTGGTCGTGGCCTCTTGACATGCGGCCGCTTTACGCGTATAATCCCAATTGGGACTTTGTTCCCGAAACCCAGGCCCAGGGAATTTCCTCTTTTGGAAACCCGCTGGTTTGGTGGCTCACCATTCCGTCTATGGGATTTTTAATTTATCTTTCAGTAAAAGGGAAACGGAACGCCGAAATGAATACAATTTTGGTGGGCTTCGGCGCGTTATATCTTCCGTGGGTGCTGATTTCGCGGCAGGCGTTTATCTACCACTTCTTCCCCTGCGTCATCTTTGTGACGCTGGCAATTGCCTACGGACTGAGAGAGATTTTAAAACGATATCCAATTGCAAAAATACCCATAAGGGCATATTTGGTATGCGTGCTGGTGCTGTTTATTGCATTTTACCCCGTTTTAACAGGAATGAGAATTCCCGCTTGGTATGCGGACGCACTCACGTGGCTGCCAAGCTGGGTGTTAGGATAAACTTTTGAAGGGAAACAGGTATGATTAAGACAGAACTTACCACAATTGAGGGCAGAAACCCTGTTTTTGAAGCGGTGGCTGCAAACCTGCCCATTGAAAAAATTTATATCAGCAACAAGGCATATGGCTCGCAGATTTCAAAAATCATTGCCGCCGCGAAAGAAAAAGGCGTGCCGTTTAAAGCGGTGCCGCCGGACAAGATTGACGAGTTGGCGAAAACTGAAGCAAATCAGGGCATTGTTGCTGTGTGTGCTGAGGTTTCCTATGTTACGGTTGCGGACATTTTAAATCGCGCGAAAGAAAAACAGGAGCCGCCTTTCGTGATTATTGCAGACGAAATTACAGACCCGCACAACCTGGGCGCCATTATCCGAACGGCCAACTGCACCGGCGCCCATGGCGTGATTATTCCAAAAAACCGGTCTGCCGGCGTAAACCCAGTGGTGTTTAAAACCTCCGCCGGGGCGGCGGCTCACACGCCCGTAGCCCGGGTGGGGAACTTAACCCAGGCCATGAACGAACTGAAAGAAAACGGTCTTTGGATTACCGGGGCCGACATGGCGGGTGAGCAGGAAATGTGCGACGCAGACCTTACAGGGCCGATTGCTTTGGTGGTTGGATCAGAGGGCAGGGGGATTACGAAAAAAATCCGTGCGGGCTGCGACTTTTTCGTGCGGATTCCCATGGCTGGTGAAATCAATTCTTTGAACGCCTCTGTGGCGGCGGCAGTGCTGATGTATGAGGCGCTGCGGCAAAGAAGATTGAAATAAAATTATATAAAAAAATAAAGAAAAGGATGAGGGAAAATGTATTACATAGGTATCGATCTGGGCGGCACCAACATCGCTGCCGGAGTCGTAAACGAAAGTTGTGAAATTATTGCGAAGGGTTCGGTTCCCACAGGGCGGCTGCGCCCCTTTGCGGACATTATGAAGGACATGGCGGGCCTTTGCAAAAAGCTGATTGCAGACGCGGGAATTTCTGAGTCTGAGGTTAAGTCCATCGGTATAGCAAGCCCGGGCACACCCGACGTTGAAAACGTGAAAGTGGTGTATGCCAACAATCTTCCGGCGTTTATCGACGCGCCGGTGGGAGATGAACTGAAAAAATATTTCCCCAATGTGGAGGTTTATATTGAAAACGACGCGAATGCAGCGGCGTTCGGCGAAATCATTGCGGGTGCTGCAGCCGGAGAAAAGGATGTTGTTGTGATTACCTTAGGGACGGGCGTTGGCGGAGGCATTGTGATCGGCGGCAAGATTTATGCCGGCTTTAATCATGCCGGCGGCGAGCTGGGACACATGGTTATTGTGGCAGACGGTGCGCCCTGCACCTGCGGAAGATATGGCTGCTGGGAGGCGTATGCCTCTGTAACCGGCCTGATTCGTGAAACCGCAGAGGAAATTAAAAAATATCCCAACAGCAAAATCCATCAGATGATTGGTGGGGATGAATCCAAAATCAGCGGCAGAACGGCTTTTGATGCAATGCGTAACGGTGACGAGGCAGGAAAAGCAATTGTGGACCAATACATAAAATATGTTGGCGTAGGCACAGCTAATTTGATTAATATTTTCGAGCCGAAAAAGTTTGTTATCGGCGGCGGCATCAGCAAAGAGGGCGAAACACTGCTTGCCCCCCTCAGAAAATATGTGGATACGCAGATTTATACCAGCAGCGCGGCAGGCGTTCCTGCAACCGAAATTGTTGCGGCAAAGCTGGGGAACGATGCCGGCATTATCGGCGCGGCAATGCTTTTTAAACAGGATATTTAAAAAATATGGTTTAAAATGCGGACTTAAGCCAAAGGTTTAAGTCCGCTCATTTGTGCATGGAGGAATGGGATAAAAGATGAGAAACAAACTGTTTGATGTGGCGGTTGTAGGCGGCGGCATTTCCGGTGTGTGCGCGGCAATTGGTGCGGCGCGGGCCGGGGCACATGTAATTTTAATTGAACGGTATGGCTTTTTAGGCGGCACGCTGACCGCCTGCGGAACCGGCCCTATGATGACCTTTCACGCAGGCGAAACCCAGGTGGTGGGCGGCGTGTGCGCCGAAGTCATTGAAAGGCTGAAACAAAAAGGTCTGTCTCCCGGTCACATTTACGACACCACAGCTTATACCTACACGGTAACGCCCTTTGACAGCGAGGGTATGAAGCTGGAGCTGGAGGCAATGTGCCAAGAAGCCGGCGTAACGCTTTTATACCACACCTGTGTGACGGGAGTGGACAAAAAGGACGGAAAAATTACGTCTGTTTCAGTTTATCACAAAAACGGCGGAGAAAAAATCAGGGCAAAGATGTTTGTGGACGCAAGCGGAGACTGCGACCTTTCGTTTTTAGCAGGTGCAAAGGTGAACAAGGGAAGAAAGGCAGACGGCAAGTGCCAGCCTGTGACCATGAATTTTAAAGTTACCAATGTAGACACGGATAAAGTAAAAGTATATATTAAAACCCACGGGGAAGAGTTCCCACGGCTTAAGGGGGATTTAGGGATTGTAGACCGCTCTTCCCGGCTTTCCATCGGCGGGTTTACAAAAACGCTGCAAAATGCCCGCCGCGACGGGCGGGTGTCGTTTTTAAGAGAGGATATTCTCTTTTTTGAAACCAACCGAAAGGGCGAGTTCATTGTAAACACCACCCGGGTGACAGGCATTGATCCAACCGACCCGGCAGACTTAACCAAAGCGGAATTTGAGGGACGAAAGCAGGCGCAGGAGATTTTAGCAGTTTTAAAGCGCGATATTTCAGGCTTTGAAGAATCCTACTTGGAATTTACTGGGCCGTTTATCGGCATTAGAAGTTCCCGGCAGATTGAGGGAAAGCATGTGATTACAGAGGAAGAGTTGATTTCCTGCAAACGGTTTTCCGACACGGTGGCCCATGGGGGATATCCTATCGACATTCACTCGCCGGACGGGTTAAACGAAAACATGTTTGAAGAAAAGGGATTGGCGCCCGGGGCGTTTTACAGTATCCCTTTGTCTGCACTTTATGGGGAGCTGCACAATCTTATCACCGTCGGGCGGTGCATCAGCGTGACGTTTGAAGCCCAGGCAGCAGTTCGGGTGTCCCCCATTGCAGGCGCGACGGGCCATGCCGGCGGCGTAGTGGCAGCAATTTGTGCGATTGATAATATAAATATTGATGATGTTAATATTGAAGCGGTTCAGAAGGAGTTAAAAAAACAGGGCGCGTTTCTTGCGGTTTAAGAAAAAGAGAGCGGCTGTTTTATCAGCCGCTCTCTTTAAAGCTCGTGATAATAGGGGCAAATGTCTTCATACGTCCCGTTTCTCATTAAAAATCCGCCGGGGATCGTGCCAAGCTGAGTAAATCCCAGTCGTTCGTAGAGACTTCGCGCAGCAGCGTTTGTTTTTACCACCGCGTTAAACTGCAGGATACGAAACCCCAAAGCTTTTGCCTGTTTCATGCAGTCGGTCACCAATTTCTCGCCGATATGCCGGCCCCGCAGGCCGGAGTTCACCGCATAGCTGGCGTTGCAGATGTGGCCGCACCGGCCCACGTTGTTGGGGTGGAGAATGTAAAGCCCGGCGAGGGCTCCGCTGTCTGCGTCCACAGCTACGCCGCAGTGGCTTTGGGAGGCAAAAAACGCCTTTGCACCCGACGCATCTAAAACATCTGTCTGGGGAAAGGCAATGCCTTCTTCCACAACCTCGTTCCAAATTTCGGTCATTTGGCTTAAGTCGCTCTCGCGGTATCCTCTTAATAGAATATTCATTTGAAGCGCCTCCCCGTTACCGAATGAAGTTTGTTCTGATTACGGGTTCGCGTGTGGGGTAGGTAATGCCGGCCTTGTTCCCGGCTTCAATGCACGCAAGCAGCCATGCCATGTTGTTGCCCAGTGTGCGCATGGTTTGCATGCCCTCTTCGTCTTTTATCACTTCGTCGGGGGTATTGCCGTGCACCATGTTCCAATATTGGGAGGGAACGGTGGGCATTCCGCAAATGCCAAAATATTTGTTTATCTGGTCTAACGCGGCAGACGCGCCGCCCCTGCGGCAGCTTGCTACCGCCGCAGCAGGTTTTCCGGCAAAAACAGTACTGCCAGAGTAAAACGCCCTGTCCATAAACGAGGTGATTGCACCGGAGGCGCTGGCATAGTGCACGGGGGTGCCAAACAGAAACCCGTGGGCGGTTTTTGCCTTTTCTACAAATTCGTTTACACAGTCGTCGAACACACAGCGCCCGGCCTTGCGGCAAAAGCCACAGCCAATGCAGCCGGAAAGGGGCTTGTTCCCTAACCAGAATCGTTCTGTTTCAACGCCGTTCTTTTCTAAGGCCTGTGCAGCC
It contains:
- a CDS encoding phospholipid carrier-dependent glycosyltransferase, which produces MNYLTVSAALYVALLWGAYRMLTSENEMEKKTGRTHTVVFVALILVITALKVWLSQTFFGHSSDMSLFSAWADLGRHESVREFYGPLGAEYFVDYPPLYLYVLTVIGRLAELFHISFGSDAYTALIKLVPVLADTVSALVVFKLAYDEFGKKTAGILSLALLFNPAYILNSVFWGQIDGLYTLMIFWLIFSVYRKRYFQAAVAFAVGMLTKPQMIIFLPLLGFWLIYDVISEFKEEKHFLSLQKFLLGLLASAAITVAAAIPIFGLDFGRFFALYKEAAGQYPYASLNAANVFGAFGLNWADTAGTFLGISYQSWGFIGIILTSLTIGLGTFFAQNRSGVLILGGFNILSIYMLAHTMHERYMFPLILILLVIYIYTRDKRMLFAFGAATVLSFIQTGITLLDNEGFISFPEQSFIALSWVHIIFFGYMAVVWYKMVIHDDVKLPEMRTPKIICIEKNGDKVRCTKKDFIIVSVLTLAYGVSAFVHLGSMSAPETGFRPEAPGETVILDFGEEQEFDRINFFLGWIDRRDSDSEVERSLSVSFGIDPAEGEENAELIFGDATELVVDSVFNWNGFFAQERGRFMKITVDEGNFFINEIACFDGEQNLISPVAAISENSTANLMFDEQDKAVYEYTWYDGTYFDEVYHPRTAYEYINGIWPYENTHPPLGKLIISLGMMIFGVNPFGWRFFGTLCGVLMVPVSFLLGKQILKDSKWAFVASFLFTFDFMHLSQTRLATIDSFTALFAMLMYYFMYQYTKQNFYDGGVKRTLLPLGLSGLFFGIGVATKWQGVYAGIGLGVLFFWTLLKRFFEYRAAKEGRLVGDADKILKQFVPNLIKTLAAAVVFFIVVPFVIYFLSYLPIILSDAADISYFWDNQQTMLSYHSQLTETHPYGSPWWSWPLDMRPLYAYNPNWDFVPETQAQGISSFGNPLVWWLTIPSMGFLIYLSVKGKRNAEMNTILVGFGALYLPWVLISRQAFIYHFFPCVIFVTLAIAYGLREILKRYPIAKIPIRAYLVCVLVLFIAFYPVLTGMRIPAWYADALTWLPSWVLG
- the rlmB gene encoding 23S rRNA (guanosine(2251)-2'-O)-methyltransferase RlmB, translated to MIKTELTTIEGRNPVFEAVAANLPIEKIYISNKAYGSQISKIIAAAKEKGVPFKAVPPDKIDELAKTEANQGIVAVCAEVSYVTVADILNRAKEKQEPPFVIIADEITDPHNLGAIIRTANCTGAHGVIIPKNRSAGVNPVVFKTSAGAAAHTPVARVGNLTQAMNELKENGLWITGADMAGEQEMCDADLTGPIALVVGSEGRGITKKIRAGCDFFVRIPMAGEINSLNASVAAAVLMYEALRQRRLK
- a CDS encoding flavodoxin family protein, which codes for MKVILVNGSPHEKGCTDTALCEAAQALEKNGVETERFWLGNKPLSGCIGCGFCRKAGRCVFDDCVNEFVEKAKTAHGFLFGTPVHYASASGAITSFMDRAFYSGSTVFAGKPAAAVASCRRGGASAALDQINKYFGICGMPTVPSQYWNMVHGNTPDEVIKDEEGMQTMRTLGNNMAWLLACIEAGNKAGITYPTREPVIRTNFIR
- a CDS encoding FAD-dependent oxidoreductase, encoding MRNKLFDVAVVGGGISGVCAAIGAARAGAHVILIERYGFLGGTLTACGTGPMMTFHAGETQVVGGVCAEVIERLKQKGLSPGHIYDTTAYTYTVTPFDSEGMKLELEAMCQEAGVTLLYHTCVTGVDKKDGKITSVSVYHKNGGEKIRAKMFVDASGDCDLSFLAGAKVNKGRKADGKCQPVTMNFKVTNVDTDKVKVYIKTHGEEFPRLKGDLGIVDRSSRLSIGGFTKTLQNARRDGRVSFLREDILFFETNRKGEFIVNTTRVTGIDPTDPADLTKAEFEGRKQAQEILAVLKRDISGFEESYLEFTGPFIGIRSSRQIEGKHVITEEELISCKRFSDTVAHGGYPIDIHSPDGLNENMFEEKGLAPGAFYSIPLSALYGELHNLITVGRCISVTFEAQAAVRVSPIAGATGHAGGVVAAICAIDNINIDDVNIEAVQKELKKQGAFLAV
- a CDS encoding murein hydrolase activator EnvC family protein, producing MKTRRKLIAVAAAVLLCLPVGLTNDNTAVVHAQTVQEKINNASKEKQEALDKIKAAEAEKEDVVAESEALDREIDIVQTEIYEIDSIIDEADAEIKAKEEEIAKHEQNIEQHNDEFKEVLRSMDETSASSYLELLLSSESFSEFLAHVETINEITRHDTAVIDEMVSLKNSVEAAKAVVETKKSEQEEARGIASEKENTLQTKLDEKEKLTEELEQDIESYKKVYEKARKEEEDLKASLVPKLSKTTDTVKYTGGKFCWPAPSYVRISSPYGYRLHPIYKTQKFHSGVDLAAPGGSNILAAADGTVKMAGWNGGYGNCVVVDHGGGTSTLYGHSSKLLVSAGQKVTKGQVIAKVGTTGNSTGNHLHFEVLINGKTTDPMPYIS
- a CDS encoding S41 family peptidase, which gives rise to MFTKKTLVATAICTFIATAAVAVTGTYFYFRFSRYDVVAQARNLIREHYVDQLSDEQMDKMNDYAISAMVASLEDPYSYYFDATTFDSYEESTKEEYVGVGITVSYNAEQNQMVVISPTDGSPAQKAGILPGDVVTQVDDMTVTQDSYNDVVDHIRGEGAAAGTSVKIHVLRDGEEKVFDVTRDVIPVDTVSYKMLDENLGYIRISEFKHGTVDEFSEGLESIQASGAKGLIIDLRNNPGGYADSVLQMTDMLLPKGTIAYLEDNKGKKQYFYSDADHLALPMAILVNEGTASASELMAGSTQAYGAAKIIGKKTYGKAVGQTPYMLTKDTAIYLTNARYYTPKGECIDKKGIMPDIEVDLPDELKSKLTTLEPSQDDQLRTAVETLYDEIQK
- a CDS encoding ROK family protein is translated as MYYIGIDLGGTNIAAGVVNESCEIIAKGSVPTGRLRPFADIMKDMAGLCKKLIADAGISESEVKSIGIASPGTPDVENVKVVYANNLPAFIDAPVGDELKKYFPNVEVYIENDANAAAFGEIIAGAAAGEKDVVVITLGTGVGGGIVIGGKIYAGFNHAGGELGHMVIVADGAPCTCGRYGCWEAYASVTGLIRETAEEIKKYPNSKIHQMIGGDESKISGRTAFDAMRNGDEAGKAIVDQYIKYVGVGTANLINIFEPKKFVIGGGISKEGETLLAPLRKYVDTQIYTSSAAGVPATEIVAAKLGNDAGIIGAAMLFKQDI
- a CDS encoding GNAT family N-acetyltransferase; the protein is MNILLRGYRESDLSQMTEIWNEVVEEGIAFPQTDVLDASGAKAFFASQSHCGVAVDADSGALAGLYILHPNNVGRCGHICNASYAVNSGLRGRHIGEKLVTDCMKQAKALGFRILQFNAVVKTNAAARSLYERLGFTQLGTIPGGFLMRNGTYEDICPYYHEL